One Ctenopharyngodon idella isolate HZGC_01 chromosome 3, HZGC01, whole genome shotgun sequence genomic window, CGAAGTGGACGAACGGCGCCCAGTCAGTTCTTTCAACTCCTTAGCGCTGCAGGCAGGCGTCGAGGGAACCTCGTAGGTTTTGTGGAAGTGAGCGTAATCGACCTTGTAGCGGTCGCGGTCCTCAAAGATGACGGGCTCGAATCGGTGACCCCAAAGGATCTCACGGGAGAGGTAGGAACTTCGGGTTTGCGTGGTCATGGCCGTCGCTTCCACCATTCCCTCCAGGATTACCACGATCTCAAAGTCATCGGACTCGAGGTCTGCTCGGCTCATGGTCCAAAGCGGCGAGTCCTCGTCGATCTCGTGCACAATGACCAAAGGCGACACTAAGAAGAGGCGATCAGTGCCTTCATCGTAGCCCACATTTAGATCCATCTGTTCAAGCGGGATGAACTCGCCTTCAGCCGTCACGTAGGGTCGGATGAGCTGCGCCCGGACGTGAGCCTCAACAATGTGGCTCCGCCGAAGGTTCCCAACTCGCCACATCAAGCACAGCTTCCCGTCGCGCAGCGCAATCACTGCGTTCTGGGAAAAAAGCAAGGTTTGGTTCCTCTTCTTTGGACGTGCCATTTTGGCCATGATGGTGCCAATCATGAAGGAATCAATGATGCATCCAACAATCGATTGCACCACCACCGTCACGATCGCTACGGGACACTCTTCGGTCACGCAGCGCCAGCCGTAGCCAATAGTGGTTTGGGTCTCAATGGAGAACAGGAAGGCCCCTACAAATCCCTCCACATGCAGCAAACATGGTTTCCACTGCTTCCCGCCACTGCCACGATCATTATCGAAGTCCCCGTGAGCCAGAGAAACACTGTAGAAGATCAAGCCAAAGATGAACCAGGACACCAAGAAAGTGGAGCAGAAGACCATTAGCAGGTACCGCCAGCGGATGTCCACGCACGTTGTGAAGATGTCTGCCAGGTACCGCCACGGCTTGTCGTCCATGTTGGTGAAGACCACGTTGCACTGGCCGTTCTTCTTGACGAAGCGGCTGCGCAGCTGGCCTCGGCCAGACGTGGAGATCCTCCCATTGTAGCCAGTGCCCATCGCCAGTGCTGCCGCGCTCGGACCCTCCGCTTCTCCGGGGGAGTGCAGCCGGCCAGAGCCGTGGCCGTTGTGGAGGCCGAGGGTGGAGATCTTCAGTGCCTCCTCGTCAGGAGACACAATGCTGTACCTGAGAGAGAGGACAGaagagtttggggtcagaaagctgGTGTTTGGGGACTAAATTGAATCTTCATTAAACTGAATtgagcttaaaggattagttcactttaaaatgaatatttactcaccctgaagccatcctaggtgtatatgactttcctttttttgatgaacacaatcggagatatattaataaatatcctgacgcatccgagctttataatggcagtgaatgagtatgaagctcaagaaagtgcatccatccatcataaacgtactccacatggctccaggagGGTTAATAAAATCCTTATTAAGTGAAGtgatgtgtaagaaaaatatccatatttaacaagttattaagtaaaatatctagcttccgccagaccgtgTATTCAACATAAAAAGAAAGTGTGACGCCttttgcagttcaaaacgcttacgctacatcctacgcctacGCTACATCCAAGCGTAACTGGCGCCGCGGTCTTGCGGAAGCtcgatattttactttataacttgttaaatatggatatttttcttaaacaaatgcagcgcttcgcttcagaaagtctttatttaccccccggagccgtgtggagtatggtTATGATGGATGactgcactttcttcagctcatactcgtcggtcccattcactgccattataaagcttggatgtgtcaggatatttattaatataactccgattgtgttcatcagaaagaagaaagtcatacacacctaggatggcttgagggtgaataaagcttgggctaattttcatttgaaagtgaactaatcctttaataacactgttgtcTTCTGTAGGTCTGCTTTATAACCAAAATTGaattcataattgatgaactttgcaGCATTGATActtattgaactgaatcaacatagAAGCTCAACTGAATACGTTTCATAATTGATACATTTTACAACATCAACAGTTGTTGAACTTtattgaatcaacactgaactgaattgagcagaATAATGgtactattgtcttctgtagatctgctttatagctgaaattGAATTAGTTATTGATGAATTTGCATcattgacactgttattgaactaaaTTCAGCTGTAAATCATCTCTACATTAGTCTTTttataattgatgaactttgcaacattgacactgttattgaactgaattgaaccAACATCCTAGCTAACTAAAATATGTTCTGAGAGAGTTTTGCTTGTTTCTATTAAGTGACGAAAACAATTGTCTGAATGTTctttgaacattctattttattattCCATTCTACAAACATTATTgtaacgttccctgttagctgggattgAATAACGACAccattgtctttttagagctgctttacagctgaaattgaaCTTGTTTCAAAATTAAGTCTGtatcattgattctgttattttcctgtttattactatgaggctgttttaaaacaatctgtattgtataaagcgctatataaatgtgatGGAGGACAGGTCAAGAGCTGTAATCTGATTGGAGCGTTTGTTCTTTCCAGTGACCGCTCTAAAGGACACGCACTCACTTCAGATAAACCATGAGTCACTAATGCGTATCCTTCCAGAAACACAGGACAAATCCTCCTGATGAAATCCTGAACTTTTAACAAATGGACTGTCAGTGGAATCAGAACTGACTGTTTCTCCATCATttcactgtctctctctttcagttTTTGTCCGTTAAGGGTCGAGGGACTCAGGTGTGAGTTACCTGCTCCTCATCTGGGATTATGAGGGAAGGCGAGTCATTTAGCCATATCAGGATTGCGGTCAGTGAAGGTTTAGGGATTATAACCTGAGccatatctctctctctcacacacacacatatactaataaacaaatacataaacagTCTGACAGTGTTACTGGCGCTCAATCATCTACTGATGTTTGGTGGAGCACAAGAGCGactgtaaatgaca contains:
- the LOC127509933 gene encoding ATP-sensitive inward rectifier potassium channel 12-like, translated to MGSNRANRYSIVSPDEEALKISTLGLHNGHGSGRLHSPGEAEGPSAAALAMGTGYNGRISTSGRGQLRSRFVKKNGQCNVVFTNMDDKPWRYLADIFTTCVDIRWRYLLMVFCSTFLVSWFIFGLIFYSVSLAHGDFDNDRGSGGKQWKPCLLHVEGFVGAFLFSIETQTTIGYGWRCVTEECPVAIVTVVVQSIVGCIIDSFMIGTIMAKMARPKKRNQTLLFSQNAVIALRDGKLCLMWRVGNLRRSHIVEAHVRAQLIRPYVTAEGEFIPLEQMDLNVGYDEGTDRLFLVSPLVIVHEIDEDSPLWTMSRADLESDDFEIVVILEGMVEATAMTTQTRSSYLSREILWGHRFEPVIFEDRDRYKVDYAHFHKTYEVPSTPACSAKELKELTGRRSSTSSRSETPDSRCHRGAQTLFPPHSPSAFCYENEVALCCGEDEEERTGENLTGVPTDFQKMFQDSATMTSGSNMLCVLDMDNQIEFDILQTAIPLDPMTYKSESEI